The Luteolibacter arcticus genome has a window encoding:
- a CDS encoding beta strand repeat-containing protein, with amino-acid sequence MFPSLRTQFPARYSPASLPNTRRFSMALAVLVLALPVVSSAGTYTVTSNADTGATGTLRWAIAQANANAGSTINLNNNLGTITLTKAMDIITAAVTINGGTGNTVSGNNLHRIFFVDAATPTAAVNISNLSLINGRAKGGDGGAGGGGGGLGAGGAIFVNSGAVRVQGVTFANNAAIGGLGGAGGIWFDEDGEEGPEMIRQAGGGGGLGGAGGAGGPDAGGGGGYGGAGGSVTDPRRNGSGGGGGLIGNGGGNIEASEFGGGGGGGGLTNGSPTTAKYTGGVPGIGGGGGGTGDLTDPIFYDGGDGALYGGGGGGSARGGHGGDGGKFGGGGGGGPGALGGVGGNFGGGGGAVGGRGIPAGLAGNGGFGGGGGGGASGFFASPGSGGFGGGGGGGPLSATYQGGWGGYLGGSGFHNRSAVQAISGGGGGGAAGGAIFVRAETGGSLTLIDSGIDQGSASGGAGGSFQAMQSSNGSGAGSALFLNGGSTNLRVTTGTATIAGSIADAGPAGIPTIDLAKSGEGTLVLSGDSTYTAKTSVNAGTLTVTSSNGLGATSAPTTVAIGATLNLHDVTIGEEAIHLLGAGVGGGGALTATGMAFLAGPVELSSPGASMGGSGTLVLQDSVSGGFLIKAGGGTLELQGSNTFTGVTSVNSGTLWIRHPDSLGTTSAGTTIAPGATLGVGTTLELGEVELLEPITLAGTGHSNKGALHGLAAGALSGPVTLDSTIGATANIDSPFSFSIDGPVSGGALTKTGDGSLELGGTNTYTGATFINGGTLVLRSGSASPSFAIASGTVLALKVESGERDGGVDTIITGGGTLQKTGTGNAAWNSKKATFALGYGSLIDVQGGLFVGGSSGNEDWSANLSDLNVAGGAVFWGAEANVKVNALSGSGNIRSGLSGSGYTGFTFGVDNGSGTFAGSLRDTDTAAGHLGKFIKVGTGTQTLSGASTYTGGTTVSGGTLVLENASALGTAGPITMNGGTLRFSASNTTDYSGRFSGAAGNQNWLLNTNGQTVNLATALTGSTNTVVKSGAGTLAMTGGSDNATLNATVHAGTLRLDKTSSASVHAIGGTVTINNSGTVRLAGSGDDQIASTAIVQINSGGTFDLAGKSEGIGVLNGVGTVTNLASGQSAVLTVGENGASGTFGGNISGNMGLSKVGSGTLTLLGPNTFSRGIQISGGVLAYASDSNLGATGSSIISASGGTLRNTASVTTGRSIELSAGGLTLDASGGSLTLTNAISGSGGLTKTGANSLILTGAAAHTGGTTISTGTLQVGNGGTTGSLAGNVTNHGTLTYNRSDAGTLAGVISGGGSLSKAGGGVLTLTGTNAYYGGTAINAGTLQIGAGGTTGSITGHISNQAALIFNRSDDLSFPGGISGTGTLTKLGAGTLTLSGSNASTGGTTIDAGILALSGEDNPSNVVFNTTINAGGTLRLLDNNQIGTSTITVNGGVLDFNGRIDYFAALALSNGGTVSGGGAFTLESTGTPLISATGGGNAGIISTNFGITSQYGVGGGANRTVQLDTATNTSLTVSGAIRNTLEGTASIGSLNKTGTGTLSLTGANTYSGNTTVSAGTLQLSGSTASPAFAIAPGAFLEMNVATGARDHGADTTFSGAGTLVKSGTSNVFWGAAKATFALGSGSLIDVQGGTLIGGSNGNEVWTANFSNLNVAAGATFWGAEANVKVNTLTGAGSIRSGLSGGGYSAFTFGADNGSGTFAGTLGDTDTAAGHLGKFIKAGTGTQILTGTNTFSGPFTIADPGTVQIGNGGTTGTLGTGTVENGGTLRFDRSNLIAVSNAISGSGRVVQSGTGTLNLAGANTYTGTTAINNGTLAFSGTMTGTGALTVESSGTLAGASTLPMPVTVQSGGTIAPGINGAGTLTLSGAVSLSGGCKLHFDLGTLSDRLVLSGSYTPPASGTVIVNVAGLAGFGDGSYPLITGVVGISAGGFSLGTMPPGHTYSLTAAAGTLSLTVGPLAGPSGLAAVAGTGQVSLTWSPAGSATGYNLKRSTQAGGPYTVIAANVATPSHVDTGVTNGTRYYYVVSALYSGAESLDSAEISALPLAPLDPAELLAPTMVRDGNLVHLSTASSSLGRSYQLQRSLTLEGSSWENIGAAIPGTGEGLTFDDSPPPAAERCFFRIFILP; translated from the coding sequence ATGTTTCCCTCCCTTCGCACCCAATTTCCGGCGCGGTATTCTCCGGCTTCGCTGCCTAACACCCGTCGCTTCAGCATGGCGCTGGCGGTTCTGGTCCTCGCCCTTCCGGTCGTATCGTCCGCCGGGACCTACACGGTGACGAGCAATGCGGACACGGGCGCCACCGGCACGCTGCGCTGGGCGATCGCGCAGGCGAATGCGAACGCGGGCAGCACGATCAATCTTAACAACAACCTTGGCACGATCACGCTGACGAAGGCGATGGACATCATCACCGCTGCGGTGACCATCAACGGCGGCACGGGCAACACGGTCAGCGGGAACAACCTCCACCGCATCTTTTTCGTGGATGCGGCCACCCCGACGGCGGCGGTGAATATTTCGAACCTGAGCCTGATCAACGGTCGCGCCAAGGGTGGGGACGGCGGTGCGGGCGGTGGCGGCGGCGGCCTTGGCGCGGGTGGCGCGATCTTTGTGAATTCCGGCGCGGTGAGAGTGCAGGGCGTGACCTTTGCCAATAACGCCGCCATCGGCGGCTTGGGAGGAGCCGGAGGCATTTGGTTTGACGAAGATGGAGAGGAGGGCCCCGAGATGATACGGCAAGCCGGGGGTGGGGGCGGCTTGGGCGGCGCGGGTGGAGCCGGTGGCCCTGATGCCGGGGGGGGCGGCGGCTACGGCGGCGCGGGTGGAAGCGTGACCGACCCCCGTCGAAATGGCAGCGGCGGCGGCGGTGGCCTGATCGGCAACGGCGGCGGGAATATTGAAGCGTCTGAGTTTGGTGGAGGCGGCGGAGGAGGAGGTCTCACCAACGGCTCCCCCACGACCGCGAAATATACAGGTGGAGTACCGGGAATCGGAGGAGGCGGCGGTGGGACTGGAGATCTCACTGATCCCATTTTTTACGATGGAGGCGATGGTGCGCTTTACGGAGGCGGGGGTGGCGGGAGTGCTCGCGGGGGACATGGCGGAGATGGCGGGAAATTCGGTGGTGGCGGTGGTGGTGGACCGGGAGCCCTTGGCGGCGTCGGTGGGAATTTCGGCGGTGGAGGAGGAGCCGTCGGCGGTAGGGGCATCCCTGCGGGCCTTGCTGGAAACGGGGGGTTCGGAGGAGGAGGCGGCGGAGGCGCCTCAGGGTTCTTTGCATCACCCGGTAGCGGCGGCTTCGGAGGAGGTGGTGGCGGAGGACCTTTAAGCGCTACCTACCAAGGCGGCTGGGGCGGTTACCTCGGAGGCTCTGGCTTCCATAACCGGTCGGCCGTGCAGGCGATCTCAGGTGGTGGCGGCGGCGGAGCAGCAGGCGGTGCGATCTTCGTGCGGGCAGAGACGGGTGGCTCTCTCACGCTCATCGATAGCGGGATCGACCAAGGCAGCGCGAGCGGCGGCGCGGGCGGCTCCTTTCAAGCGATGCAGTCCAGCAATGGTAGTGGCGCAGGTAGCGCGCTCTTCCTGAATGGAGGATCCACGAACCTGCGGGTCACGACCGGCACCGCGACCATTGCGGGCAGCATCGCCGACGCCGGTCCGGCGGGCATCCCCACGATCGATCTCGCGAAGTCGGGGGAAGGCACTCTCGTGCTGTCGGGCGATAGCACCTACACGGCGAAGACTTCGGTGAACGCTGGCACGCTCACGGTCACCAGTTCCAACGGACTCGGTGCCACGAGCGCTCCTACGACCGTTGCCATTGGAGCAACGCTAAACCTCCATGATGTCACCATCGGCGAGGAAGCGATTCATCTGCTTGGGGCCGGGGTCGGCGGCGGCGGGGCTCTCACCGCTACGGGGATGGCGTTTCTCGCCGGGCCGGTGGAATTGTCCAGTCCCGGAGCCAGCATGGGCGGCAGCGGCACCCTGGTGCTTCAAGATTCCGTGAGCGGGGGATTTCTCATCAAGGCCGGCGGCGGCACCCTCGAGCTTCAGGGGAGCAACACCTTCACCGGGGTGACCTCGGTGAACAGTGGCACACTATGGATCCGCCATCCGGATTCGCTCGGCACCACCAGCGCGGGAACCACCATCGCCCCCGGCGCGACCCTCGGAGTGGGTACCACCCTCGAATTGGGGGAAGTCGAACTCCTGGAGCCCATCACCCTGGCCGGCACGGGGCACTCGAACAAGGGAGCTCTTCACGGCTTGGCAGCGGGGGCTCTATCCGGTCCGGTGACCCTCGACAGCACGATCGGAGCGACCGCTAACATTGACAGCCCCTTCTCATTCTCCATCGACGGTCCCGTGAGCGGGGGAGCCCTCACGAAAACCGGCGACGGTTCACTCGAGCTCGGCGGCACGAACACCTACACCGGTGCCACTTTCATCAACGGCGGCACGCTCGTGCTTCGCAGCGGTAGCGCTTCGCCTTCCTTCGCCATCGCCTCCGGCACGGTGCTTGCGTTGAAGGTGGAATCCGGCGAACGCGATGGCGGGGTCGATACTATCATCACGGGCGGCGGCACCTTGCAGAAGACGGGCACGGGCAACGCGGCATGGAATTCCAAGAAGGCCACCTTTGCGCTGGGCTACGGTTCACTCATCGACGTGCAGGGTGGCCTCTTCGTAGGCGGCAGCAGTGGCAACGAGGATTGGAGCGCCAACCTTTCCGACCTGAACGTTGCCGGGGGCGCTGTCTTCTGGGGTGCTGAGGCCAACGTGAAGGTGAACGCCCTCTCCGGCTCGGGAAACATTCGCTCCGGTCTCTCCGGCTCCGGCTACACCGGATTCACGTTCGGCGTGGACAACGGCTCCGGCACCTTTGCGGGCAGCCTGCGCGACACGGATACCGCGGCCGGCCATCTCGGAAAATTCATCAAGGTGGGCACGGGCACCCAGACCCTCTCCGGTGCGAGCACCTACACGGGCGGCACGACGGTATCTGGCGGCACGCTGGTCCTTGAGAACGCCTCCGCCCTCGGCACGGCTGGCCCGATCACGATGAACGGCGGCACCTTGCGGTTCAGCGCGTCCAATACCACCGACTACTCGGGCCGATTCAGCGGTGCCGCAGGAAATCAGAACTGGCTCCTCAACACGAATGGCCAGACGGTCAATCTCGCGACGGCTCTCACCGGCTCGACGAACACGGTGGTCAAGTCGGGCGCGGGCACTCTCGCCATGACGGGAGGCTCCGACAACGCGACATTGAATGCGACGGTCCACGCCGGCACCTTGCGTCTGGATAAAACCTCCTCGGCCTCCGTTCACGCCATCGGCGGCACGGTGACGATCAATAACAGCGGCACGGTTCGTCTCGCCGGCTCCGGGGATGACCAGATTGCTTCCACTGCCATCGTCCAGATCAACAGCGGTGGCACCTTCGACCTCGCCGGAAAATCGGAGGGCATCGGCGTGCTGAACGGTGTGGGCACCGTGACCAATTTGGCCAGCGGCCAGAGCGCCGTCCTGACAGTCGGTGAGAACGGTGCCAGCGGAACCTTTGGCGGAAACATCAGCGGCAACATGGGCCTCTCCAAGGTCGGCTCGGGAACCCTGACTCTTCTCGGCCCCAACACCTTCAGCCGCGGAATCCAGATCAGCGGCGGAGTTCTCGCCTATGCCAGTGATAGCAACCTGGGCGCCACGGGCTCCAGCATCATCAGTGCCTCCGGCGGCACGCTGCGCAACACCGCCAGCGTCACGACGGGGCGCTCCATCGAACTTTCAGCGGGCGGGCTGACCCTCGACGCCAGCGGCGGTTCGCTGACCCTGACCAACGCCATCTCCGGCAGCGGTGGCCTCACCAAGACGGGCGCAAATTCCCTGATCCTCACGGGTGCGGCAGCGCACACCGGCGGCACCACGATCAGCACCGGCACGTTGCAAGTCGGCAATGGCGGCACCACCGGGTCGCTCGCGGGAAATGTGACCAACCATGGCACGCTGACGTACAACCGGTCGGATGCCGGCACCCTCGCTGGCGTGATTTCCGGCGGTGGCTCGCTTTCCAAAGCCGGCGGAGGGGTGCTCACGCTCACCGGCACGAATGCTTACTACGGTGGGACAGCGATCAACGCAGGAACCTTGCAGATCGGCGCGGGCGGAACCACCGGCTCGATCACGGGCCATATCAGCAACCAGGCGGCCCTGATTTTCAACCGGTCGGACGACCTTTCCTTCCCCGGCGGCATCAGCGGCACCGGCACGCTCACGAAGCTCGGCGCCGGAACCCTTACCTTGTCAGGCTCGAACGCATCCACCGGCGGCACGACGATCGACGCCGGCATTCTCGCTCTCAGCGGCGAAGACAACCCGAGCAACGTCGTCTTCAATACCACGATCAACGCCGGCGGCACGCTGCGTCTGCTCGACAACAACCAGATCGGCACCTCGACCATCACCGTCAATGGCGGCGTGCTGGATTTCAACGGCAGGATCGATTACTTCGCGGCGCTGGCCCTGAGCAACGGCGGCACGGTGAGTGGCGGAGGAGCCTTCACGCTCGAGAGCACGGGCACTCCACTCATCAGTGCCACGGGTGGCGGCAATGCAGGAATCATCTCCACCAACTTCGGCATCACCTCGCAGTATGGCGTCGGAGGAGGTGCCAACCGCACTGTCCAGCTGGATACGGCCACCAACACGAGCCTCACTGTTTCCGGGGCCATCCGGAACACCCTGGAAGGCACCGCCTCCATCGGCAGCCTGAACAAGACCGGCACCGGCACACTCTCTCTCACAGGGGCGAATACCTATTCCGGCAACACGACCGTCAGTGCGGGCACGCTGCAACTCAGCGGCAGCACGGCCTCGCCCGCCTTCGCGATCGCCCCCGGCGCGTTCTTGGAAATGAACGTCGCGACCGGTGCACGCGACCACGGTGCCGATACCACGTTTTCCGGCGCTGGCACCTTGGTGAAATCCGGGACGAGCAACGTCTTTTGGGGCGCAGCCAAAGCGACCTTCGCGCTTGGCTCCGGATCGCTCATCGATGTGCAGGGCGGCACGCTCATCGGCGGCAGCAATGGCAATGAGGTTTGGACTGCCAACTTCTCCAACTTGAACGTCGCCGCCGGCGCGACCTTCTGGGGCGCGGAGGCAAACGTGAAGGTCAACACGCTGACCGGTGCGGGAAGCATTCGCTCGGGTCTCTCGGGCGGCGGCTATTCCGCCTTCACCTTCGGCGCGGACAATGGGTCCGGCACTTTCGCGGGCACCTTGGGCGACACGGATACCGCGGCAGGCCATCTTGGAAAGTTCATCAAGGCTGGCACCGGCACGCAGATCCTCACCGGCACGAATACCTTTTCCGGTCCCTTCACGATCGCCGATCCCGGCACGGTCCAGATTGGCAACGGAGGCACGACCGGCACGCTAGGCACCGGCACGGTCGAGAATGGCGGCACGCTCCGGTTCGACCGCTCGAATCTCATCGCGGTCAGCAACGCGATCTCCGGCAGCGGGCGGGTCGTCCAGTCCGGCACCGGCACACTCAATCTGGCTGGTGCGAACACCTACACCGGCACCACCGCGATCAACAACGGCACGCTCGCTTTCAGCGGCACCATGACCGGCACCGGCGCGCTCACCGTGGAGAGCAGCGGGACCTTGGCCGGGGCCTCCACCCTGCCGATGCCGGTCACCGTGCAAAGCGGCGGCACGATTGCTCCCGGCATTAACGGCGCGGGCACGCTGACGCTGTCCGGCGCGGTCAGCCTGTCCGGCGGCTGCAAGCTCCACTTCGATCTCGGCACCCTCTCTGATAGGCTCGTCCTCAGCGGCAGCTACACCCCTCCTGCCAGTGGCACTGTCATTGTGAACGTGGCCGGGCTCGCTGGATTCGGCGACGGCAGCTATCCACTTATCACCGGAGTAGTCGGGATCAGCGCCGGCGGTTTCAGCCTCGGGACGATGCCACCCGGACATACGTATTCTCTGACCGCCGCCGCCGGCACGCTCTCGCTAACCGTCGGTCCTCTTGCCGGTCCTTCCGGCCTCGCGGCGGTGGCGGGTACGGGCCAAGTATCACTGACGTGGAGTCCTGCGGGAAGTGCCACCGGCTACAACCTCAAGCGCTCCACCCAGGCTGGCGGTCCCTATACGGTGATCGCGGCAAACGTGGCGACTCCGAGCCATGTGGACACCGGAGTGACGAATGGAACGCGCTATTACTACGTCGTCTCCGCGCTCTACTCCGGAGCGGAAAGCCTCGACTCCGCGGAGATATCAGCTCTGCCGCTGGCTCCGCTCGACCCGGCGGAGTTGCTTGCTCCGACCATGGTGCGGGATGGAAACCTTGTGCACCTGTCCACCGCTTCGTCATCCCTCGGCCGCAGCTACCAGTTGCAGCGCAGTCTCACGCTCGAAGGAAGCTCATGGGAGAATATCGGCGCTGCAATTCCCGGGACCGGCGAAGGACTAACCTTCGATGACTCTCCGCCCCCAGCGGCGGAGCGTTGCTTCTTCCGAATCTTCATCCTGCCTTGA
- a CDS encoding sensor histidine kinase, whose translation MIRWLKFSRSLRWRVQLWHGVLLAIVLGALAAREWNVRVDLLKRDLDNDIYRAAFLIDAAVHGRNSAAPAATSLPLGAAALLPEHRAGGMYYAIWRNGEALPYEVSENVPADLFKPTAEHEGLLPTRPDLRAWFINSVRGGYVVAGRSLERDAAGWRWLGLKIAGVAAAIWAAVMLAGWWLVGRELRPMQAIEEAAGKIANGDLARRIQTRETESELGALAAVLNETFARLEGSFAQQARFTADAAHELRTPVSVILTHAQNALAGDGLDADSREAIEACERAAQWMRRMIGSLLQLARLDAGQEPPPRDVIDLAAVAAEAVELLRPVAAGRNVTMTTDFQSATVLGDTVGLAQVITNLVGNAIHHGHEGGQVRVRVAAENDPDGGTNGVLIEVADDGPGIPADHAARVFDRFYRVDAARTGIAGRTGLGLAISKAIVEAHHGTITVHSGAGKGAAFSVQLPAT comes from the coding sequence ATGATCCGCTGGCTGAAATTTTCCCGCTCGCTTCGTTGGCGCGTCCAGCTTTGGCACGGCGTGCTGCTGGCCATCGTGCTCGGTGCCTTGGCCGCGCGGGAATGGAACGTGCGGGTGGATCTGCTGAAGCGGGACCTGGACAACGATATCTACCGGGCCGCTTTTTTGATCGATGCGGCGGTGCACGGCCGGAATAGCGCCGCCCCGGCGGCTACCTCGCTCCCCCTCGGCGCAGCCGCCCTGCTGCCGGAGCATCGCGCGGGCGGCATGTACTACGCGATCTGGCGCAACGGCGAGGCGCTGCCCTACGAGGTGTCGGAAAACGTCCCGGCCGACCTTTTCAAACCCACGGCCGAGCACGAAGGCCTGCTGCCGACGCGGCCCGACCTGCGGGCGTGGTTCATCAATTCCGTGCGCGGCGGCTACGTGGTGGCGGGACGCTCGCTCGAACGCGACGCCGCTGGCTGGCGGTGGCTGGGCCTGAAAATCGCGGGCGTGGCCGCAGCCATCTGGGCCGCGGTGATGCTGGCCGGCTGGTGGCTCGTGGGAAGGGAACTGCGCCCGATGCAAGCCATCGAGGAAGCGGCGGGAAAAATCGCCAACGGAGATCTCGCGCGACGCATTCAAACGCGGGAAACGGAAAGCGAACTCGGAGCGCTGGCAGCGGTGCTGAACGAGACCTTCGCGCGCTTGGAAGGTTCGTTTGCCCAGCAGGCGCGATTCACCGCGGATGCCGCCCACGAGCTGCGCACGCCGGTGTCCGTGATCCTCACCCACGCCCAGAATGCCCTCGCCGGCGACGGGCTGGACGCCGACTCGCGCGAGGCGATCGAGGCCTGTGAACGAGCCGCGCAATGGATGCGGCGCATGATCGGATCCCTGCTCCAGCTCGCCCGGCTCGATGCGGGTCAGGAGCCCCCGCCACGCGACGTCATCGATCTGGCCGCCGTGGCGGCGGAGGCCGTCGAGCTCCTGCGTCCGGTGGCGGCCGGGCGCAACGTGACGATGACGACGGATTTTCAATCGGCCACAGTCCTCGGCGACACGGTGGGCCTCGCACAGGTGATCACGAACCTGGTCGGCAACGCGATCCACCACGGACACGAGGGCGGCCAGGTGAGAGTCAGGGTGGCGGCGGAAAACGATCCCGACGGCGGCACGAATGGCGTGTTGATCGAGGTGGCGGACGATGGCCCTGGCATCCCGGCCGACCACGCGGCCCGCGTCTTCGACCGGTTCTACCGGGTGGACGCCGCGCGCACCGGCATCGCAGGGCGCACCGGACTGGGCCTCGCGATTTCCAAGGCGATCGTCGAGGCCCACCATGGAACGATCACCGTGCATAGCGGCGCTGGGAAGGGTGCGGCATTTTCGGTGCAATTGCCGGCGACGTGA
- a CDS encoding response regulator transcription factor, translating to MRILLIEDQPDLRAGIVHALRRQGYAVDAAADGAEGLHQALTIDYDAIVLDVMLPLLDGWALLARLRESKTTPVLMLTARDSTADRVRGLDGGADDYLVKPFDVAELQARLRVMLRRGKREAQTVIQIGSVILDTAARTIARDGAEVALTAREYAVLEYLARHRGMVVTRTTLYDHLGDENDDTMSNVIDVHIYQLRKKLGAGFITTRRGHGYVLA from the coding sequence ATGAGAATCCTCCTCATCGAAGATCAGCCGGATCTGCGCGCGGGCATCGTCCACGCCCTCCGCAGGCAAGGCTACGCCGTGGACGCGGCGGCCGATGGCGCGGAAGGACTGCACCAGGCGCTGACCATCGATTATGACGCCATCGTGCTGGATGTGATGCTGCCCCTGCTCGACGGCTGGGCGCTGCTCGCCCGCTTGCGCGAAAGCAAAACCACGCCGGTGCTTATGCTCACCGCGCGCGACTCGACCGCGGACCGCGTGCGCGGGCTCGATGGCGGCGCAGACGATTATCTGGTCAAGCCCTTCGACGTGGCGGAACTCCAGGCGCGGCTGCGGGTGATGCTGCGCCGCGGCAAACGCGAGGCGCAGACCGTGATCCAGATCGGCAGCGTTATCCTCGACACCGCCGCCCGCACCATCGCCCGCGACGGAGCGGAGGTGGCCTTGACCGCACGGGAATACGCGGTGCTCGAATATCTCGCCCGCCATCGCGGGATGGTGGTGACCCGCACCACGCTCTACGATCACTTGGGCGACGAGAACGACGACACCATGTCCAACGTCATCGACGTGCACATCTATCAACTGCGGAAGAAACTGGGGGCCGGATTCATCACCACGCGGCGTGGCCACGGCTACGTGCTGGCATGA
- a CDS encoding EVE domain-containing protein, protein MRHWLIKSEPDVFGIDHLAKAKKEPWSGVRNYQARNYMRDDMKPGDLAIFYHSSTTPPGAVGVAKVACEPYPDPTQFDPKSEYHDPKSTKENPRWMLVDFEFVAKFPNEVTLQQMKDDPSLEGMVVLQKGTRLSITPVEAKHFKRVCKLGGWKA, encoded by the coding sequence ATGCGCCACTGGCTGATCAAATCCGAGCCCGATGTCTTCGGCATCGACCACCTTGCGAAGGCAAAGAAAGAGCCGTGGAGCGGGGTGAGGAATTATCAGGCCCGCAACTACATGCGGGATGACATGAAGCCCGGCGACCTCGCGATCTTCTATCACTCCAGCACCACGCCGCCCGGTGCGGTCGGCGTTGCGAAGGTCGCTTGCGAGCCCTATCCCGATCCCACCCAGTTCGATCCCAAGTCGGAATACCACGACCCGAAATCGACGAAGGAGAACCCGCGCTGGATGCTGGTCGATTTCGAATTCGTGGCGAAGTTCCCGAACGAGGTCACGCTGCAGCAGATGAAGGACGATCCCTCGCTCGAAGGCATGGTGGTTTTGCAGAAGGGGACTCGTCTTTCGATCACCCCGGTTGAGGCGAAGCACTTCAAGCGCGTCTGCAAGCTCGGTGGGTGGAAGGCGTGA